The following are encoded together in the Bradysia coprophila strain Holo2 unplaced genomic scaffold, BU_Bcop_v1 contig_94, whole genome shotgun sequence genome:
- the LOC119084851 gene encoding basic proline-rich protein-like isoform X5: MKTFIVCLAVIAAVSADVSHLLQGGNNGYNYPQPNHHHHENQPTKNYLPPAPPPPPPPPPPPPPPPQCPPGTYGQYPNCQRPAPPPPPPPPPPPPPPPPPPPQCPPGTYGQYPNCQRPAPPPPPPPPPPPPPPPPPPPQCPPGTYGQYPNCQRPAPPPPPPPPPPPPPPPPPPQCPPGTYGQYPNCQRPAPPPPPPPPPPPPPPPQCPPGTYGQYPNCQRPAPPPPPPPPPPPPPQPDRGYIPPQPQPPPQCPPGTYGQYPNCQRPAPPPPPPPPPPPPPPPPPPPQCPPGTYGQYPNCQRPAPPPPPPPPPPPPPPPPPPPQCPPGTYGQYPNCQYPQPPPPPPPPPPPPPQCPPGTYGQYPNCQRPAPPPPPPPPPPPPPPPPPPPPPPPPQCPPGTYGQYPNCQRPAPPPPPPPPPPPPPQCPPGTYGQYPNCQRPAPPPPPPPPPPPPPPPQRGYIPPQPQPPPQCPPGTYGQYPNCQRPAPPPPPPPPPPPPPPPPQCPPGTYGQYPNCQRPAPPPPPPPPTQQPYNEEEGYSYNRPSRSF, translated from the exons ATG aaaaCGTTTATCGTTTGTCTTGCGGTAATCGCCGCAGTAAGTGCGGATGTATCGCACTTACTTCAAGGTGGAAACAACGGATATAATTATCCGCAACCCAATCACCATCACCACGAAAACCAACCAACTAAGAACTACTTGCCACCTGCTCCTCCACCACCTCCTCCTCCACCACCACCtcctccaccaccaccacaATGTCCACCTGGCACTTATGGACAATATCCAAATTGCCAGCGACCTGCTCCTCCTCCAC ctcctccaccaccaccacctccTCCTCCAccgccaccaccaccaccacaaTGCCCACCAGGCACATATGGTCAATATCCAAATTGTCAACGACCTGCTCCACCACCAC caccaccaccaccacctcctcctcctcctcctccaccaccaccaccacaaTGCCCACCAGGCACATACGGTCAATATCCTAACTGCCAACGACCAGCTCCTCCCCCAC ctcctccaccaccaccaccacctcctcctccaccaccaccaccacaaTGTCCACCAGGCACATACGGTCAATATCCAAATTGCCAACGACCAGCTCCACCACCAC caCCACCACCTCCtcctccaccaccaccaccaccacaaTGTCCACCTGGCACATACGGTCAATATCCTAACTGCCAACGACCAGCTCCTCCACCAC CACCACCACCacctccaccaccaccaccacagCCAG ACCGTGGATATATTCCACCTCAACCACAACCACCACCACAATGCCCACCAGGCACATACGGTCAATATCCAAACTGTCAACGACCTGCTCCTCCTCCACCTCCtcctccaccaccaccaccaccac CACCacctccaccaccaccacaATGTCCACCAGGCACATATGGTCAATATCCTAACTGCCAACGACCTGCTCCTCCTCCtcctccaccaccaccaccaccaccacctccAC caccaccaccaccaccacaaTGCCCACCAGGCACATATGGTCAATATCCTAACTGCCAATATCCTCAACCtcctccaccaccaccaccaccac caccaccaccaccacaaTGCCCACCAGGCACATACGGTCAATATCCAAATTGTCAACGACCTGCTCCTCCtcctccaccaccaccaccacctccTCCtcctccaccaccaccac CGCCacctccaccaccaccaccacaaTGTCCACCAGGTACATACGGTCAATATCCTAACTGTCAACGACCTGCTCCtcctccaccaccaccaccaccac CACCACCTCCACCACAATGTCCACCTGGAACATACGGACAATATCCAAATTGCCAACGACCAGCTCCacctccaccaccaccaccaccaccacctcctccaccaccaccac aacGTGGATATATTCCACCTCAACCTCAACCACCACCACAATGTCCACCTGGAACGTACGGACAATATCCTAACTGCCAACGACCTGCCCCACCACCAC CACCACCACCTCCTCCTCCacctccaccaccaccaccacaaTGTCCACCTGGAACATACGGACAATATCCAAATTGCCAACGACCAGCGCCAC CACCTCCTCCACCACCACCAACCCAACAACCATACAATGAAGAGGAAGGATATAGTTACAATAGACCGAGTCGATCTTTCTAA